Part of the Bacillota bacterium genome, GGAACATCCTTTTCGCCATCGAGGCAACCCAAGGCCCGTTCGTGGAGGCCATCCTGGACGCCGGTTACACCATCTACCCCCTCAACCCCAAGGCCGTCGAACGCTTCCGCGACAGGTTCCGCCTGGCCCGCACCAAGACCGACTGCATCGACGCCCGCATCCTGGCTGACATACTCCGTACCGACCGCCAGGCTTACCAACCCTTCCGGCCCGACAGCGAAGAAACAACCCTGATCCGCATGCTCACCCGCGACTGCGCCGAACTGGAGAAGACTCAAACCATGCTCAGAAATCAGCTTCGCTCCGCCTTGCTCTGCTACTTCCCGGTCGCCACCGAGCTCTTCTCCGATCTGGCCAGCCCTATCGCCCTCGCCTTCCTGAAAGCCTACCCTACCCACCAGGAGGCCCGTAACTCCACGCTGGAAGACCTGGAGGCCTTCCTCCGGGAACATCACTATCCTGGAGCTGAGAAGAAGGCAAGGCAGATCTACGAGGCGGTGCAAGAGCCAGGATTCACCGTGCGACCCGCGATGATCGTAGCCAAGCAGATGCTGGCCATCGCCCTTATCGCCCAACTCCAAGCCCTCAACGAACAAATCTCCGCCTACAGGAAAGAGATCGATGCCCTTTTGAAAGAACATCCTGACAGCAACATCTTCACCAGCCTCCCCGGAGCTGGCACGTACCTGGCTGCCAGGATGCTCGGGGACCTGGGCGACGACCGGGACCGCTACCCTGACGTCCGGGTCGTCCAGGCCCGCGTCGGAACAGCGCCCGTGACGCGCCAGTCCGGCAAATCCCGGGCGGTAGTGTTCCGCAACGCCTGCGTAAAACCCTTCCGCGAAACCATGTACCTCTTCGCTTTCTGCAGCACCAGGTGGTGCTCCTGGGCCAAGGACTACTACCTCGAAAAGCGGGCGGCCGGCAAGAAGCACAGCGAAGCCATCA contains:
- a CDS encoding IS110 family transposase — protein: MLYVGIDWAEKAHRVCIRDDDTIHAEFEVPNSPVGVAELLKRVAAIEPDKRNILFAIEATQGPFVEAILDAGYTIYPLNPKAVERFRDRFRLARTKTDCIDARILADILRTDRQAYQPFRPDSEETTLIRMLTRDCAELEKTQTMLRNQLRSALLCYFPVATELFSDLASPIALAFLKAYPTHQEARNSTLEDLEAFLREHHYPGAEKKARQIYEAVQEPGFTVRPAMIVAKQMLAIALIAQLQALNEQISAYRKEIDALLKEHPDSNIFTSLPGAGTYLAARMLGDLGDDRDRYPDVRVVQARVGTAPVTRQSGKSRAVVFRNACVKPFRETMYLFAFCSTRWCSWAKDYYLEKRAAGKKHSEAI